GCTCACGACAAATGATGCATTGAGTTATTTGAAGGATGTTAAGGACATGTTCCAGGATCAAAGGGAAAAATATGATAGGTTCCTTGATGTCATGAAAGATTTTAAGGCTCAAAGGTAAATAAGTTTCACTAGGTTATAGCTTCTTGCTTACTTGGGATGAAtggaatgtttttttttttttttgtaactcattatttgttttgacaGGATTGACACCGCTGGGGTCATAGCTAGGGTGAAAGAGTTGTTTAAAGGACATCCTAATCTTATACTTGGGTTTAATACATTCTTGCCCAAAGGATATGAAATTACCCTAACTGACGAGGAAGAGGCTCCAGCAAAGAGGACTGTTGAGTTTGAGGAGGCTATTAGTTTTGTCAATAAGATCAAGGTggtaaattttgttaatatgcAGGATTTAGCTTATGAGAAAGTCCAGTAATATGATTTTATATCCATGGTTTTTAACCTGCAGAGACGTTTTCAAAATGACGATCACGTGTATAAATCTTTCTTGGACATTTTGAATATGTACCGGAAAGAACATAAGGGTATAAAGCAGGTTTACGAAGAGGTCTGCTTCTCTGCTGTTATCAATTcctattctttttttaaatattaggtCCTAATATCTGTAGTTTCAGGTTGCAGCACTTTTTGAGGACCACCCCGACCTTCTTGATGAATTCACGAGATTTCTGCCAGATACTTCATCCACAGTGTCAGCTCCTCAGGCTTCTTTTGGACGGCATTCTTTTCATCGTTATGATGAGAGGAGCTCTGCCCTACCCACAACAGGACAGTCTCATGTTGATAAGGTTTCTTTCTCTACATTTATTTAAGCACATGATTTGTATTTTCCTTGCTAAAATGGATGTCACATAAATCTTTAGCAGCGGCCGCGAAGGGATAGGATCATAGGTCCCCATGGAGAAAGAGATCTTAGTGTTGAACGTCctgatgttgatgatgataAAAGCGTTATGCGATTGCACAAAGAGCTGAAGAAACATTCTGAAAAAGACAATAGGGATACGAAAAACCGTGATCCTGATGACAGAGATCCTGACATCGAGAACAATAAGGACGCTACCATGCATCGGCTTTCCGAGAAAAGAAAATCTGTTCGGAAAGACTATGGGGATGATAAAGATGCATCAAAAAGTGAGTGCATTTATTTTTCGGCTTCTTTACATATATGGAAGAGCTGGTTaggttttatgtttttaatcaTCATTTTGCACCACAAATTCTTGAAGTTCTGATACGGAAATATCAAATATCCTCACTTCAATATACCTCCAATACTCCAAAAGAGGAAAGGGGAAAAAggtgaaaaaaagaaattgaaatacaAAGGAGGAGAAGTCTCACTGCCTCTTTTGTCATATTTGGCTTGGTACTTATGCTCAGTTTTGTTTGTTCATTCAAGGTATGTACAGCCATGAGTTCGACTTTTGTGAAAAGGTGAAGGAGAGGTTGCGCAGTGCGGATGATTACCAAGCATTTTTGAAATGCCTTCACATTTACAGTACAGAAATCATTACAAGAAAGGAATTACAGAGTTTGGTATGGACATCGTGTGAATCACCATTTAGTGTATACCTAGGTCTTTATAAATACTAGAATACTTACCTACCAatcatttttagtttcttcttactttcagaaagtttagtgTCTTCTGATTTTCCCCATGTTTCCATATtcagtatttatttatgcttttaattttagttgcaTTCACAATCCATAGTTTCTTGATTGAGCGACATTATTTTAGTTGCATTCACAATCCGTAGTTTCTTTCGGCATAGATTGTTTTAAGTTATTTAGGATAAGACATTTTTTCCTCCTCTAGGTATTGtgtttaaaaacataaatgttAGTTGGATATGTTCATGAGTTCATTTTTTCCAGTTCTTATACAAGGTTTTTTCAGGTTTCTGATTTACTTGGTAAATTTCCTGATCTCATGGAAGGCTTCAAGGAATTTTTGGAGCACTGTGAGCGTTTAGGTAATCATAGATTCTGATTTGAAGAGCTTgtaattttgattgaattgtTTCGTTGCTAAGCAAGTTTGTATTCTGCAGAGGGTTTCTTGGCTGGTGTTATGGGCAAAAGTATGTAACAATTCCCTTTATATACTCTTGCATCTACAAAATAATTCCTTTTTCTGTTGTATCAATTGCCAGTGCACCCCCCCCCCCCGACAGTACAACTGTTGCAGGTATCAGCTATCACTAAGCTTTTTGGATTCTTATTCTGAGAATTTTCTTGATAGCAGAAACATTATGGAATGAAGGAAATACTTCAAAATCTATCAAAATAgaggaaaaagagaaagaaccAAAACGTGAAGTGGAAGGAGGGAAAGAGAAAGATAGATACAATTTGAAATACTGGGGAAAGTCCATTCAAGAGCTGGACCTTTCCAATTGTCAACGCTGCTCCCCCAGTTATCGGCTTCTTCCAGAAGATGTGAGAATGATTTGTGCTTATTTTGAAACATGGTTAAGAAGTAATGGCTGTCTCTTTCTAATATTTTGTTATCACGGATTTTCTCTTGCAGTATCCAATACCCTTAGCTAGCCAGAGGTCAGAGCTTGGTGCTCAAGTTTTGAATGATCACTGGGTGTCGGTGACATCTGGTAGTGAGGATTATTCTTTTAAACACATGCGAAGAAACCAGTACGAAGAAAGCCTCTTTAGGTGTGAAGATGATAGGTATGCTGCCAAAGACTTTGGCCACCTAGTCCTCTATATGCTTAACTACTAGTGGTATAGCTAGTGTGATgtttattatacttttattcGCTGCATAGGGCTGTGTCCCCTTGTATTTCTGCAACCCCGTATATGATATAGTGTAATGAAAGTGCATCTCGGAAATTCCTTAGGGGATGTTGATTTTTGTCCcgtttgatttgatttatgtATCAGATTTGAGCTAGACTTGTTATTGGAGTCTGTCAGTTCAACCGCAAAGCGAGCAGAGGAGCTTTTGAACAGTATTACTAACAAATCAACTGATTCAGACAGTCATATACGGATCGAAGACCATTTTACAGGTTTGTCATTGTGGAGTATTGAGTAGGAACTTATTTCAAAAGAGCTATTCAACTCTGACCTCCCCCAACCCCCTAAAAACCTAGCAAAAGTGTAGAGGTATTCATATCATCATATCAATGATAAAGGGGtgcttctctttctttttgtaGCTCTGAATTTAAGATGCATTGAACGCCTATACGGTGACCATGGTCTTGATGTGATGGACATTTTGCGTAAAAATCCGTCTCATGCATTGCCTGTTGTCCTAACCCGACTTAAGCAGAAGCAGGAGGACTGGACCAAGTGTCGTTTggattttaacaaaatttgggCTGACATATATTCTAAGAACCATTACAAATCTCTTGACCACCGAAGTTTCTACTTCAAGCAACAAGATTCAAAGAACTTGAGCACAAAAGGTGAGTTTGGACCTATAGTATATTCTTCCAGTTGTTAATGTTGTTCTATATAAGGATTGTTACTGAACCCTAAAGCAGTAAACAAATTGTACTTAGGTTCGGTTTAGTATGATAAGCACTAGGTTTTTTGCTATCTGCTTTCCTTTAGGACTTGAAGTCTTTGCCATTGTTTGTTTTTCTGAGCACCCCCCTCCCCCACTACACATGCTCACACACCTCTCTTCCTCAAATTGTTATATTCTGTTAAGCTTGGTACTGCTATGTTTTTACCTCTTGAATCTTCTATTTCCTACTGTCACTAAGAACCTTTAGTTATTTGTGAAATCATATGTCAGTCTACCCTTTTGTTGTGGCTTCTTAGTACTATTAGCATCACTGTCATGGTGTATAAGTATAAGTCACTTGTGTGCAACAATCTGCTATTCATCTTCCTTCTGCTAAGATACTTTTCATCCTTTTGATGGTCAGCCATAGTTCTAATTTGTTAATGAGGCTAGGTATTGAACAATTGGCATGAGGTCAATATAGTTATCCATAAATCATCCGGAAACCATATACTACAAATCAAAGATATTTgcctttttttctatcttactttttctGAAAAGATATTGATTCATGCTCTCAATGGGCAGCTTTAGTGgcagaaataaaagaaatcaaGGAGAAAAGGCAGAAAGAGGATAGTGTGCTACTTAGTATTGTTGCTGGAAATAGACACTCTATTGTTCCAGacattgaatttgaatattctGATGCTGAGATTCATGATGATGTTTATAAGATTATCGAATACTCATGCGAAGAAGTCTGCTCAACAAAAGAACagatcaataaaattttgagattCTGGACAACTTTTCTTGAGCCAATGCTGGGCATTCACTCCAGGCCACAGTCAAATGTGGCTACCAAAGATGATGCTTCAAAGCATCAAACGATTAAGCATACTGTCACAGGCACAACAGAAAGTGAAGATAGTCCCCATGCTGATGCTTCTGTGACGAACTTTAAGCAACCAAAACCCAACTGCAATGGTGAATTGTCTACTTCTCCTCAACACAATTCAGGCAGGCTTAGCTTAAAGAATGTAGATGCTAAGGTAGGGCTTACAGCTGGTGAAAGATTAACCAACACTGATGCAGCTCTTTCTTCTGGATCAGATGCTAATCTTGGTATGTATGCATTTAGGATACATAATGAAGCATTTATAAATTCTGATGCTTAAGTTCGCAGTAGTGATTTGTGAAAATTGTTTCACACATACAATTTTAGCGGACAGACAATAGaatctataatttaatttactttgtcttctcttaattaatttaaaagctTTACAATTTCAAGGGCATGGTGCAAACCTATTGCGATTAAATAATGGCCACTCTGAGGAAAATAATGGAGCCAAACCTATCACAGGAGATTTACACTCTTTAGAGGTATGCACATAAAACTTTTTGGGTAGACATTCAGATCACAGTTATGCTTCCCCTTTTtgccccccccccccccccccattCAATACTTGTGCTATATATGTGCATGCCCTCTCTGTGTTGGGTTGCTATGTTTATATCTTTGGTTTTGATATGTAAACTGTTGTACTTTGTACGTATTCAGTTGGTTCTCAAACTAATTCTTGTGGGAACAGGCTGGGGAGACTGTGAGATTGAATCAATTGAAAAATGGTGAGCTTGCAGAAGGATCTAGACTAACTGCATACAAGGAAGATGTGATTGGTCcttataaaaatgagaaagaagaGGGTGAGCTGTCCCCTAATGGGGATTTTGAAGATAATTATGGTGCCTATCAGGATGATACTTCACCAACATTGCCTCTGAAAAATTGTGGCACTGATGGCATGCAACATGAAACAGGGATTCGTGAAGAGAATTGTGCAGATGCTGCAGGTGAAAACGATGAGGATGCAGATGATGAGGAGAGTGAGAATGTTTCTGAGGCTGGAGAAGATGTTTCAGGCAGTGAGTCTGCTGCAGATGATTGCTCACGTGAAGAGCATGATGAAGAGGACGATGGAGAGCACGACCTTAATGGTAAAGCCGAGAGTGAAGGTGAGGCAGAGAACAATAGCGAAGCTCACGATACAGGAGCAGATGGTGCATCAGTACCACAGTCCGAACGTTTTCTTATGACCTGCAAACCTCTGTCAAAGTACGCGGCATCTCCAATTCTAGGTGCTGGGAAGAAGGATCAGCGgtttttttatggaaatgaCACCTTTTATGTGTTGTTTCGGCTGCATCAGGTATGaagttatgatttttttgtgcaCTTATTTTCTCATGGTAGTTGTATTGCAACTCTTGATCAAGTTAGACTTTGTGATCATGAGAGGGGAAAGTTCATAAAATGATCATAGAAACTCTATGAAGCAGCAAAGATGCTTCATTGGTTAAGCATTTCCTATGATATTGATTTTAATGCTGaataatattcttttctaTGTTACCAGACACTGTATGAGAGAATATTGTCAGCTAAGGTGAATTCATTATCTGCTGAAAGTAAATGGCGAACAACAAATGATGATAGTTCTGATCCTTATGCCAGGTAACTTGAAGGCATAGTATAATTTCTGAAGTTCTTGTAGCCATATTGCTTAACTTATTTAGCTGTAAGTTGTGTGCAGGTTCACGAGCTCATTGTTTAATTTACTTGATGGATCTTCTGATAATACGAAATTTGAAGATGATTGTCGATCATTGATTGGAAACCAGTCTTATATGCTCTTCACTTTAGATAAGTTAATATATAAGCTGGTCAAACAGGTAAACTTCATTAGCTTCTTCTGGATTTTCCTAAGTTCAATACCCTCATATTACTTAAGTACTTTACTTCCTTTGCAGCTCCAAACTGTTTCAAGTGATGAAGTGGACTGTAAGCTTATTCAGTTGTATGAATATGAAGATTCTAGAAAACCTGAGAAGTATGTTGATTCAGTTTATTACGAAAACGTCCATGTCCTCTTGCATGAAGAGAACATATACCGGTTTCAGTGTGTAGGTTTCACTTAATAAATAGCTTTCCTTAAACCCATTAACTTGCTTTGTGTATTACCTATGAATTTGTTGCTCAGTTGTTTCATGTTTCTTGTAGACGACTTCACCCACTCGCTTATCTATCCAATTAATGGATGACGGAAATGAGAAGTCAGAAGTAGTTGCTGTTTCAGTAGATCCTAATTTTTCATCCTATCTTCATAACGATTATCTTTCGGTTGCTCGCGGGAAAAAGTTGTCATCACCAGTAATGCTGAATAGGTATTGATATCAGTCCAATCTTGAAATAGAGGAGCGTCCCTTTCTTTTAAGAAATGGTTAAATTCCATGGATTGACGCCCTGGCATTCCTGAACCAAATGTATAAATCAGCAGGGATGGTTGCAGTTGTTTCCTTACATGTAAACACTTTGGTCTtttggaatattaaatatggCATGAATTGAACCTGTGGATTACTGGGATCATACATGGTTGTCACAGCAATAAGTTCTTTTTGCTTATTTATTTGCTGGACTTTTATGATATAGTGTATAGCTTGTGCACTTCTGCATTTGATTTTGTACAGTTACCAATTACGTATATGCCACTTTCTTGTAATTTCCACGTGGTAACCGGAATGATTAGAAAGGAAAACACTTGATTGCGTGCAATTTGAAAGAACATTGATTTTGGTAAGGTTATGCCTTGTAAACGATTTTAGGGATCTGAAACATTTATAGCTACTCCCTACTACTATTGCTCCTTCAAACTGAACTATTTCCAGGCTAAATTAATGACAAGAAGACGGGAAAGATATACTTACCGGATAATCAATTTTCTCTTGAGCTAGATATTTCACGAACTGCTCAATTTTGATTGGTTCATCTCAAAGCCTGATTGGCTTGTAACACGTTGCAGGAATTTGCAAAAGTATGCTAACCTTGATGAATCTACCGCACTATCTATGGCTACCGAAAATGTTATGATAATGCATGGGTTGGAATGCAAGATGGCTGCCTCCTCATTCAAGGTATTATTCATCTTTTCCCTTTTGTATATGTTGGGAGTTTGAGTCAATAACTGTTCACACtttatataaaaagtgaaatatgtaCACTTTCATAGGAACCAGGTAAATCATTCTTGTGTTACCAATACAAATAAGGATTTCTAATCTAGCAAATCTTTGAGGAACAGACTCAACCACCAATAACTAATATCTTAATCCAA
The nucleotide sequence above comes from Salvia hispanica cultivar TCC Black 2014 chromosome 5, UniMelb_Shisp_WGS_1.0, whole genome shotgun sequence. Encoded proteins:
- the LOC125186701 gene encoding paired amphipathic helix protein Sin3-like 2 isoform X8, encoding MKRLRDDVFLNPQFKRPFGSSSRGESYGLPNPPIAGGGGGMDGVGAVGGGGGGAGGSVNGGGGTAVTAGGAQKLTTNDALSYLKDVKDMFQDQREKYDRFLDVMKDFKAQRIDTAGVIARVKELFKGHPNLILGFNTFLPKGYEITLTDEEEAPAKRTVEFEEAISFVNKIKRRFQNDDHVYKSFLDILNMYRKEHKGIKQVYEEVAALFEDHPDLLDEFTRFLPDTSSTVSAPQASFGRHSFHRYDERSSALPTTGQSHVDKQRPRRDRIIGPHGERDLSVERPDVDDDKSVMRLHKELKKHSEKDNRDTKNRDPDDRDPDIENNKDATMHRLSEKRKSVRKDYGDDKDASKSMYSHEFDFCEKVKERLRSADDYQAFLKCLHIYSTEIITRKELQSLVSDLLGKFPDLMEGFKEFLEHCERLEGFLAGVMGKTETLWNEGNTSKSIKIEEKEKEPKREVEGGKEKDRYNLKYWGKSIQELDLSNCQRCSPSYRLLPEDYPIPLASQRSELGAQVLNDHWVSVTSGSEDYSFKHMRRNQYEESLFRCEDDRFELDLLLESVSSTAKRAEELLNSITNKSTDSDSHIRIEDHFTALNLRCIERLYGDHGLDVMDILRKNPSHALPVVLTRLKQKQEDWTKCRLDFNKIWADIYSKNHYKSLDHRSFYFKQQDSKNLSTKALVAEIKEIKEKRQKEDSVLLSIVAGNRHSIVPDIEFEYSDAEIHDDVYKIIEYSCEEVCSTKEQINKILRFWTTFLEPMLGIHSRPQSNVATKDDASKHQTIKHTVTGTTESEDSPHADASVTNFKQPKPNCNGELSTSPQHNSGRLSLKNVDAKVGLTAGERLTNTDAALSSGSDANLALQFQGHGANLLRLNNGHSEENNGAKPITGDLHSLEAGETVRLNQLKNGELAEGSRLTAYKEDVIGPYKNEKEEGIREENCADAAGENDEDADDEESENVSEAGEDVSGSESAADDCSREEHDEEDDGEHDLNGKAESEGEAENNSEAHDTGADGASVPQSERFLMTCKPLSKYAASPILGAGKKDQRFFYGNDTFYVLFRLHQTLYERILSAKVNSLSAESKWRTTNDDSSDPYARFTSSLFNLLDGSSDNTKFEDDCRSLIGNQSYMLFTLDKLIYKLVKQLQTVSSDEVDCKLIQLYEYEDSRKPEKYVDSVYYENVHVLLHEENIYRFQCTTSPTRLSIQLMDDGNEKSEVVAVSVDPNFSSYLHNDYLSVARGKKLSSPVMLNRNLQKYANLDESTALSMATENVMIMHGLECKMAASSFKISYVLDTEDSFIRLGRRRENKPAGSHAQTRVQRFRGFLAASL
- the LOC125186701 gene encoding paired amphipathic helix protein Sin3-like 2 isoform X5, which translates into the protein MKRLRDDVFLNPQFKRPFGSSSRGESYGLPNPPIAGGGGGMDGVGAVGGGGGGAGGSVNGGGGTAVTAGGAQKLTTNDALSYLKDVKDMFQDQREKYDRFLDVMKDFKAQRIDTAGVIARVKELFKGHPNLILGFNTFLPKGYEITLTDEEEAPAKRTVEFEEAISFVNKIKRRFQNDDHVYKSFLDILNMYRKEHKGIKQVYEEVAALFEDHPDLLDEFTRFLPDTSSTVSAPQASFGRHSFHRYDERSSALPTTGQSHVDKQRPRRDRIIGPHGERDLSVERPDVDDDKSVMRLHKELKKHSEKDNRDTKNRDPDDRDPDIENNKDATMHRLSEKRKSVRKDYGDDKDASKSMYSHEFDFCEKVKERLRSADDYQAFLKCLHIYSTEIITRKELQSLVSDLLGKFPDLMEGFKEFLEHCERLEGFLAGVMGKTETLWNEGNTSKSIKIEEKEKEPKREVEGGKEKDRYNLKYWGKSIQELDLSNCQRCSPSYRLLPEDYPIPLASQRSELGAQVLNDHWVSVTSGSEDYSFKHMRRNQYEESLFRCEDDRFELDLLLESVSSTAKRAEELLNSITNKSTDSDSHIRIEDHFTALNLRCIERLYGDHGLDVMDILRKNPSHALPVVLTRLKQKQEDWTKCRLDFNKIWADIYSKNHYKSLDHRSFYFKQQDSKNLSTKALVAEIKEIKEKRQKEDSVLLSIVAGNRHSIVPDIEFEYSDAEIHDDVYKIIEYSCEEVCSTKEQINKILRFWTTFLEPMLGIHSRPQSNVATKDDASKHQTIKHTVTGTTESEDSPHADASVTNFKQPKPNCNGELSTSPQHNSGRLSLKNVDAKVGLTAGERLTNTDAALSSGSDANLGHGANLLRLNNGHSEENNGAKPITGDLHSLEAGETVRLNQLKNGELAEGSRLTAYKEDVIGPYKNEKEEGELSPNGDFEDNYGAYQDDTSPTLPLKNCGTDGMQHETGIREENCADAAGENDEDADDEESENVSEAGEDVSGSESAADDCSREEHDEEDDGEHDLNGKAESEGEAENNSEAHDTGADGASVPQSERFLMTCKPLSKYAASPILGAGKKDQRFFYGNDTFYVLFRLHQTLYERILSAKVNSLSAESKWRTTNDDSSDPYARFTSSLFNLLDGSSDNTKFEDDCRSLIGNQSYMLFTLDKLIYKLVKQLQTVSSDEVDCKLIQLYEYEDSRKPEKYVDSVYYENVHVLLHEENIYRFQCTTSPTRLSIQLMDDGNEKSEVVAVSVDPNFSSYLHNDYLSVARGKKLSSPVMLNRNLQKYANLDESTALSMATENVMIMHGLECKMAASSFKISYVLDTEDSFIRLGRRRENKPAGSHAQTRVQRFRGFLAASL
- the LOC125186701 gene encoding paired amphipathic helix protein Sin3-like 2 isoform X2, whose product is MKRLRDDVFLNPQFKRPFGSSSRGESYGLPNPPIAGGGGGMDGVGAVGGGGGGAGGSVNGGGGTAVTAGGAQKLTTNDALSYLKDVKDMFQDQREKYDRFLDVMKDFKAQRIDTAGVIARVKELFKGHPNLILGFNTFLPKGYEITLTDEEEAPAKRTVEFEEAISFVNKIKRRFQNDDHVYKSFLDILNMYRKEHKGIKQVYEEVAALFEDHPDLLDEFTRFLPDTSSTVSAPQASFGRHSFHRYDERSSALPTTGQSHVDKQRPRRDRIIGPHGERDLSVERPDVDDDKSVMRLHKELKKHSEKDNRDTKNRDPDDRDPDIENNKDATMHRLSEKRKSVRKDYGDDKDASKSMYSHEFDFCEKVKERLRSADDYQAFLKCLHIYSTEIITRKELQSLVSDLLGKFPDLMEGFKEFLEHCERLEGFLAGVMGKKTLWNEGNTSKSIKIEEKEKEPKREVEGGKEKDRYNLKYWGKSIQELDLSNCQRCSPSYRLLPEDYPIPLASQRSELGAQVLNDHWVSVTSGSEDYSFKHMRRNQYEESLFRCEDDRFELDLLLESVSSTAKRAEELLNSITNKSTDSDSHIRIEDHFTALNLRCIERLYGDHGLDVMDILRKNPSHALPVVLTRLKQKQEDWTKCRLDFNKIWADIYSKNHYKSLDHRSFYFKQQDSKNLSTKALVAEIKEIKEKRQKEDSVLLSIVAGNRHSIVPDIEFEYSDAEIHDDVYKIIEYSCEEVCSTKEQINKILRFWTTFLEPMLGIHSRPQSNVATKDDASKHQTIKHTVTGTTESEDSPHADASVTNFKQPKPNCNGELSTSPQHNSGRLSLKNVDAKVGLTAGERLTNTDAALSSGSDANLALQFQGHGANLLRLNNGHSEENNGAKPITGDLHSLEAGETVRLNQLKNGELAEGSRLTAYKEDVIGPYKNEKEEGELSPNGDFEDNYGAYQDDTSPTLPLKNCGTDGMQHETGIREENCADAAGENDEDADDEESENVSEAGEDVSGSESAADDCSREEHDEEDDGEHDLNGKAESEGEAENNSEAHDTGADGASVPQSERFLMTCKPLSKYAASPILGAGKKDQRFFYGNDTFYVLFRLHQTLYERILSAKVNSLSAESKWRTTNDDSSDPYARFTSSLFNLLDGSSDNTKFEDDCRSLIGNQSYMLFTLDKLIYKLVKQLQTVSSDEVDCKLIQLYEYEDSRKPEKYVDSVYYENVHVLLHEENIYRFQCTTSPTRLSIQLMDDGNEKSEVVAVSVDPNFSSYLHNDYLSVARGKKLSSPVMLNRNLQKYANLDESTALSMATENVMIMHGLECKMAASSFKISYVLDTEDSFIRLGRRRENKPAGSHAQTRVQRFRGFLAASL